From Vibrio aerogenes, a single genomic window includes:
- a CDS encoding replication-associated recombination protein A has protein sequence MDNYRLDFSGDEDFRPLAARMRPKKIEHYIGQQHILGPGKPLRRAVESGHLHSMILWGPPGTGKTTLAELAAGYASAKVERVSAVTSGVKDIRAAIERARENKMTGFRTILFVDEVHRFNKSQQDAFLPHIEDGTVTFIGATTENPSFELNNALLSRARVYKLSALTATDIANALTQAIEDKSCGMGNIPADFREDTLLRLAELVQGDARMALNYLELLYDMAEEDDEGAKVINLALLAEVAGEKVARFDNRGDVWYDLISAVHKSIRGSNPDGALYWSARMINAGCDPLYIARRLLAIASEDIGNADPRAMQVALSAWDCFTRVGPAEGERAIAQAIVYLACAPKSNAVYTAWKQALHDAASTPEYEVPHHLRNAPTKLMKEMGYGQGYRYAHDEPGAYAAGEAYFSPEMAGTRYYYPTERGLEAKIKDKLNYLSDLDAKSSQKRYEK, from the coding sequence GTGGATAACTATCGTTTAGATTTTTCAGGAGACGAAGATTTTCGTCCTTTGGCCGCCAGAATGCGGCCGAAAAAAATAGAACATTACATTGGTCAGCAGCATATTCTCGGACCAGGAAAGCCCTTGCGCCGTGCTGTAGAAAGCGGGCACCTGCACTCGATGATTTTATGGGGACCGCCCGGCACGGGAAAAACCACGCTGGCTGAACTGGCTGCTGGTTACGCCAGTGCCAAGGTTGAGCGGGTCTCTGCGGTGACTTCGGGGGTGAAAGATATCCGTGCTGCGATTGAACGGGCCAGAGAAAACAAGATGACAGGTTTCAGAACCATCCTGTTTGTGGATGAGGTTCACCGGTTTAACAAGTCTCAGCAGGATGCTTTTCTGCCACATATTGAAGATGGCACCGTTACATTTATTGGTGCGACCACTGAAAATCCTTCTTTTGAATTAAATAATGCATTGCTATCCCGGGCGAGGGTATACAAGCTGAGTGCGCTGACGGCGACTGATATTGCTAATGCTCTGACTCAGGCAATTGAGGATAAATCCTGCGGGATGGGAAATATCCCTGCTGATTTCAGAGAAGACACTTTATTGCGGCTGGCAGAACTGGTGCAGGGTGATGCCCGGATGGCGTTGAATTATCTTGAACTGCTGTATGATATGGCTGAAGAAGATGATGAAGGTGCAAAAGTTATCAACCTTGCACTGCTTGCTGAGGTGGCCGGGGAGAAAGTGGCCCGCTTTGATAACCGGGGTGATGTCTGGTATGACCTGATTTCTGCGGTTCATAAGTCAATTCGGGGTTCAAATCCCGATGGTGCCCTTTACTGGTCAGCAAGAATGATCAATGCCGGGTGTGATCCTTTGTATATCGCACGGCGTTTGCTGGCCATTGCTTCAGAAGATATTGGTAATGCAGACCCCCGGGCGATGCAGGTTGCGTTATCTGCGTGGGATTGCTTTACCCGGGTTGGCCCGGCAGAAGGTGAGCGGGCGATTGCTCAGGCCATTGTTTATCTGGCCTGTGCGCCAAAGAGCAATGCGGTCTATACCGCCTGGAAGCAGGCCCTGCATGATGCGGCTTCGACGCCGGAATATGAAGTGCCTCACCATTTGAGAAATGCGCCGACAAAACTGATGAAAGAGATGGGGTATGGTCAGGGCTATCGTTATGCACATGATGAGCCGGGAGCTTATGCCGCCGGGGAAGCTTATTTTTCTCCTGAAATGGCAGGTACCCGCTATTACTACCCAACCGAAAGGGGCCTTGAAGCTAAAATTAAGGATAAGTTGAATTATCTGTCAGATTTAGATGCAAAAAGCTCACAAAAGCGCTATGAAAAGTAA
- a CDS encoding S41 family peptidase, which produces MQWKCYWFILLAGISISASAYSGPSHTGYYRQPALHGDQLIFVAEGDLWTAQTNQKMAHRLTSRRGMEDDAIISPDGRQVAFVANYDGAREAYVMPIDGGIPARVTFEQMNVRLQQWTKQGGILYATNHVTGPLGTWQLKEVNPDTLKTHVLPLYNANQGVIDEAGNTLFFARFGTQVSGDKLRAYRGGAQGQIWRFQPGSQQEAQLLTPAGSGSASDPMFYQGKVYYLSDKSGNPNLWSMNPDGSDKTQLTFYTRFPVRTPDLSEGRIVFQLGADLMIYTITPPQAQTTGKPADPRDSSAQAQLLPLQLVSDQPYRQPRWIKNPLDYESSTTITPDGNRVVITARGKVAVATTDGTRLTEIQTPAHSRVKLARMSQDKKWIYAICDASGEEQIWQFAADGTDKMKQMTHEGHSIRWSLSESPDGKHLLTDDKDGHLWLVDVQTGKMKQILDHGPVNDAFGTYQWSDDSRYLAIGTMPDNADRSTIVLYDLATGYSQQLTSGKYNSFSPGFSADGQWLYFLSDRHFEAISSSPWQDRISDPVFAGQTGIFAFALDPQAEFPFRPVSELTNKPDAEPQSQPDDSVPKEALPAEDEQPDSSSKVTSSQAEQTRAEPLKTESVKAEPEQAAGQAQPEKTDDSLKSEQPVDAGSMAQKNKQEILPEPESAPGWKTIQKRLWQVPVKAGKYAQLRVGKNGLYLLREGQSGNNQLKFVRYADRQVSLNTVSGGISRYELSQDREHLFVVYDSDGYVVPAGSSLPGRMGRYRVNVNQWHMQVNPVDEWLQMFHSAWLMHRDMFYDPSMRGVDWNQVKTQLEPLVSRVSDRDELADLLGQMTSRLNSLHSQINAGEDLPEAVETADAASLGAVLVQTGKGVQIEHIYQADPEVPEMASPLAKPGVDAENGDLIVEINKRPVASLADVSQLLRNQFDQQVLLTLSRSGKTHQVIVYPVDAKKSRNYAWQDWAEQNQQQVREQSDHQIGYIYLHAMVSKDAGTFVREFYANIDKQGLIIDVRNNQGGNIDSWVLDKLMRRTWMYWKSRHGGAYPNMQQAFRGHIAVLANQMTYSDGETFTAGVKALNLGPVIGMRTFGAGVWLDNSNNLTDWGRARVAQYPQYSVDGQWLIEQHGVAPTIEVDNLPYETFMGHDAQLQKAIDYLNDKIKTSPLKPLEPVVEAGTTVQAADIPASGL; this is translated from the coding sequence ATGCAATGGAAATGTTACTGGTTCATTTTACTGGCAGGGATAAGCATCAGCGCATCCGCCTATTCGGGGCCTTCCCATACCGGCTATTACCGGCAACCAGCCTTACACGGAGATCAACTGATTTTTGTTGCTGAGGGTGATCTCTGGACGGCTCAGACGAATCAGAAAATGGCACACCGTTTAACATCCCGGCGAGGGATGGAAGATGATGCCATTATTTCTCCGGACGGCAGACAGGTTGCATTTGTCGCAAATTATGATGGTGCCAGAGAAGCTTATGTGATGCCGATCGATGGTGGCATTCCGGCGCGCGTCACCTTTGAACAGATGAATGTCCGGTTGCAACAATGGACAAAGCAGGGCGGCATTCTCTATGCGACGAATCATGTCACAGGTCCGCTGGGTACCTGGCAGTTAAAAGAAGTGAATCCGGATACACTTAAAACCCATGTCTTGCCGCTGTATAACGCGAATCAGGGTGTGATTGATGAAGCGGGAAATACGCTTTTCTTTGCCCGGTTCGGCACTCAGGTCAGTGGTGATAAACTCCGGGCTTACCGTGGTGGAGCTCAGGGCCAGATTTGGCGGTTTCAGCCAGGCAGTCAACAGGAAGCGCAGCTGTTAACCCCTGCCGGGAGTGGTTCGGCCAGCGATCCGATGTTCTATCAGGGGAAGGTCTATTACCTGTCGGATAAAAGCGGTAATCCAAATTTGTGGTCGATGAATCCGGATGGATCAGACAAAACACAGTTGACGTTTTATACCCGCTTTCCGGTCAGAACCCCGGATTTGAGTGAAGGCAGAATCGTGTTTCAGCTGGGAGCGGATCTGATGATCTATACGATCACTCCCCCGCAAGCACAGACTACCGGCAAGCCGGCAGACCCAAGAGATAGTTCGGCTCAGGCGCAGTTATTGCCGCTGCAACTGGTGTCGGACCAGCCATACCGGCAGCCTCGCTGGATTAAAAATCCGCTTGATTACGAAAGCAGTACGACCATCACTCCCGATGGCAACCGGGTTGTGATTACAGCACGGGGAAAAGTTGCGGTCGCGACGACGGACGGAACCCGTTTGACTGAAATTCAGACCCCGGCACACAGCCGGGTAAAATTGGCCCGTATGAGCCAGGACAAAAAGTGGATTTACGCCATTTGTGATGCTTCAGGCGAAGAACAGATTTGGCAGTTTGCGGCTGACGGAACTGACAAAATGAAGCAGATGACTCACGAAGGTCACTCAATTCGCTGGAGTTTGAGTGAGTCTCCGGATGGTAAGCATTTGCTGACCGATGATAAAGACGGTCATCTGTGGCTGGTCGATGTACAAACGGGAAAAATGAAGCAGATTCTTGATCATGGTCCGGTCAATGATGCCTTCGGGACTTATCAGTGGTCGGATGATAGCCGGTATCTTGCGATTGGCACGATGCCGGACAATGCGGATCGTTCAACGATAGTGTTATATGATTTGGCAACGGGTTATTCTCAGCAGCTGACGTCGGGTAAGTACAATTCATTTTCTCCCGGCTTCAGTGCCGATGGTCAGTGGCTCTACTTTTTATCTGATCGCCACTTTGAAGCGATTTCATCTTCACCGTGGCAAGACCGAATTTCTGACCCGGTGTTTGCCGGCCAGACCGGTATTTTTGCTTTTGCGTTGGATCCGCAGGCAGAATTTCCGTTCCGGCCGGTCAGTGAATTGACAAACAAGCCAGACGCTGAGCCACAATCACAACCGGATGACAGCGTGCCAAAAGAAGCGTTACCGGCGGAAGATGAGCAGCCTGATTCGTCTTCGAAAGTCACATCTTCGCAAGCAGAACAGACTCGTGCTGAGCCATTAAAAACTGAGTCTGTAAAAGCGGAGCCTGAACAGGCAGCAGGTCAGGCTCAGCCAGAGAAGACGGATGATTCACTGAAGTCTGAACAGCCTGTTGATGCCGGCAGTATGGCGCAGAAAAATAAACAGGAGATTCTGCCTGAACCTGAATCAGCACCGGGGTGGAAGACGATTCAAAAACGGCTCTGGCAGGTGCCGGTTAAGGCAGGCAAATATGCTCAGCTTCGGGTGGGGAAAAACGGCCTGTATTTACTTCGTGAAGGGCAGTCAGGAAACAACCAGCTGAAATTTGTACGTTATGCCGATCGTCAGGTGAGTCTGAATACCGTCTCCGGTGGTATCAGTCGTTATGAACTTTCCCAGGATCGGGAACATTTATTCGTCGTTTATGACAGCGATGGCTATGTGGTTCCGGCGGGTTCATCATTGCCGGGAAGGATGGGCCGTTACCGGGTCAATGTAAATCAGTGGCATATGCAGGTCAATCCGGTTGATGAGTGGTTACAGATGTTCCACAGTGCATGGCTGATGCATCGGGATATGTTTTATGATCCATCGATGCGGGGCGTTGACTGGAATCAGGTCAAAACACAGTTAGAACCGTTGGTTTCACGGGTTTCAGATCGTGATGAGCTTGCGGATTTACTTGGGCAGATGACCAGCCGGTTAAATTCGCTTCACTCACAGATTAATGCCGGTGAAGATTTGCCTGAAGCAGTTGAAACCGCTGATGCTGCCAGTCTGGGAGCTGTACTCGTTCAAACCGGAAAAGGCGTACAGATTGAGCACATTTATCAGGCTGATCCCGAAGTTCCGGAAATGGCCTCTCCACTGGCGAAGCCGGGAGTCGATGCTGAAAACGGTGATTTGATTGTTGAAATCAATAAGCGCCCGGTTGCTTCACTGGCAGATGTGAGCCAGTTATTAAGAAATCAGTTTGATCAGCAGGTGTTGCTGACGCTCAGCCGATCCGGAAAAACACATCAGGTCATTGTTTATCCTGTTGATGCAAAGAAAAGCCGCAATTATGCATGGCAGGACTGGGCAGAACAGAATCAGCAGCAGGTGAGAGAGCAAAGTGATCATCAGATCGGCTATATCTATCTGCATGCGATGGTCAGCAAAGATGCCGGAACTTTTGTCCGGGAATTTTATGCCAATATTGACAAGCAGGGGCTGATTATTGATGTACGGAATAATCAGGGCGGAAATATTGATTCCTGGGTTCTGGATAAACTGATGCGCCGGACCTGGATGTACTGGAAGTCGCGGCATGGTGGCGCTTACCCGAATATGCAACAGGCATTCCGCGGGCATATTGCTGTTTTGGCGAATCAGATGACTTATTCTGACGGCGAGACCTTTACTGCCGGCGTTAAAGCGCTGAATCTCGGGCCGGTCATTGGTATGAGAACCTTTGGTGCCGGTGTCTGGCTGGATAACAGTAATAATTTGACGGATTGGGGAAGAGCCCGGGTTGCACAATATCCTCAGTATTCAGTTGATGGCCAGTGGTTGATTGAACAACATGGCGTCGCCCCCACGATCGAGGTCGATAACCTGCCATATGAAACCTTTATGGGGCATGATGCGCAGTTACAAAAAGCGATTGATTATCTGAATGATAAAATCAAAACCTCGCCTCTGAAACCATTAGAGCCGGTGGTCGAAGCCGGAACAACGGTTCAGGCTGCGGATATCCCGGCTTCCGGCTTATGA
- the lolA gene encoding outer membrane lipoprotein chaperone LolA, translated as MKKCFALLMCSFMVYATPEDVLSTRLALTDGFSAHFSQKVLGPEGDLVSQGKGTVDIARPSLFRWETTSPDENLLVSDGKTVWYYTPFVEQVTIYNQAQATEQTPFVLLTRNQKTDWAQYQITQKGDEFTLIPVSHNQQGTFHIRIDAKGVVKGFDVIEQDGQRSLFTFEQIQLQRPSKTKFKFSIPDGVEIDDQRQ; from the coding sequence ATGAAAAAGTGTTTTGCATTGCTCATGTGCAGTTTTATGGTTTATGCCACTCCTGAAGATGTATTGAGCACCAGACTGGCATTGACTGATGGTTTTTCAGCTCATTTTTCTCAGAAAGTGCTGGGACCCGAAGGGGATTTGGTTTCACAAGGTAAAGGCACGGTTGATATTGCCCGTCCAAGCCTGTTTCGCTGGGAAACAACCTCCCCGGATGAAAATCTCTTAGTGTCAGACGGAAAAACCGTTTGGTACTACACGCCATTCGTGGAACAGGTCACGATTTACAATCAGGCTCAGGCGACTGAACAGACGCCATTTGTTCTGCTGACCCGGAATCAGAAAACGGACTGGGCACAATATCAAATCACACAAAAAGGTGATGAATTCACCCTGATTCCTGTTTCACATAATCAGCAGGGAACATTTCATATCCGGATTGATGCCAAAGGTGTTGTCAAAGGGTTTGACGTGATAGAGCAGGATGGCCAGCGTAGTCTGTTTACATTTGAACAAATACAGTTGCAACGGCCGTCAAAGACTAAATTTAAGTTTAGTATCCCTGATGGTGTTGAAATTGATGATCAACGACAATAA
- a CDS encoding tripartite tricarboxylate transporter substrate binding protein encodes MYGKPLKSLIAILSMAISHIAFAGDFPAKNIQGIIMWGAGGSTDSVMRTVTPAAEKKLNTDIIMINRPGAGGALATKYVNAKRADGYTLLMGAENPQIYKVLGLSKTDYSDMIPVSLLAQGISVFVARTDAPYNNLKEFVAYARAHPKTVKAGSTGPAGLPSILLSILKTTENFEVTSVPYNGDGQALTALLSHAIDVMPTTYGPAREYIRAGQMKVIGLMDKKPNAQLPGIQPATTYFPELAKQLPYSAFFGVFVKKDTPEDVVAKLSDAFNSAARQDNFRQMLDSKGYEYLGLSGQEAVKYLDRFRSVGSWTIYNAGGAKFSPEAFNIPKISE; translated from the coding sequence ATGTACGGGAAACCTTTAAAAAGTCTGATTGCCATTTTATCCATGGCAATCTCTCATATCGCCTTTGCCGGAGATTTTCCGGCCAAAAATATTCAGGGAATCATCATGTGGGGTGCCGGAGGCTCTACAGACAGCGTGATGAGAACCGTTACACCGGCAGCAGAAAAAAAACTCAACACCGACATTATCATGATCAACCGTCCCGGCGCTGGCGGCGCTTTAGCCACAAAGTATGTGAACGCCAAAAGAGCCGACGGGTATACATTGCTGATGGGCGCAGAAAATCCACAGATTTATAAAGTGCTCGGGTTATCCAAAACAGATTACAGTGACATGATTCCGGTTTCGCTACTGGCTCAGGGCATTTCCGTATTTGTTGCCAGAACCGATGCGCCTTATAACAATCTGAAAGAATTTGTTGCGTATGCCAGGGCACATCCGAAAACGGTTAAAGCAGGCTCAACCGGTCCGGCCGGACTGCCCTCTATCTTACTTTCAATCCTGAAAACAACAGAGAATTTTGAAGTGACCTCTGTGCCTTACAACGGAGATGGTCAGGCACTGACAGCACTCTTGAGTCACGCCATCGATGTCATGCCGACAACCTATGGCCCTGCCAGAGAATATATCCGCGCCGGACAGATGAAAGTGATTGGTTTAATGGATAAAAAGCCCAATGCGCAGCTTCCGGGCATTCAGCCGGCGACCACTTATTTTCCTGAGCTTGCCAAACAGCTGCCTTACAGCGCTTTCTTCGGTGTATTTGTCAAAAAAGACACACCGGAGGATGTCGTTGCAAAATTATCCGATGCGTTTAACAGCGCAGCCAGACAGGATAATTTCCGCCAGATGCTTGACAGTAAAGGTTATGAATATCTGGGGCTCAGCGGTCAGGAAGCCGTCAAGTATTTAGACAGATTCCGTTCTGTCGGTTCGTGGACAATCTATAATGCGGGTGGTGCGAAGTTTTCTCCTGAAGCGTTCAACATCCCGAAGATATCAGAGTAG
- the serS gene encoding serine--tRNA ligase, giving the protein MLDSKLLRAELEETAAKLARRGFNLDVDTIRQLEEQRKSIQVEVENLQSTRNSISKQIGQKMAAGDKEGAEAIKLQIGSLGSDLDKKKVELAEVLEKLETIAMSVPNLPDDSVPDGKDENDNVEISRWGEPATYDFEIKDHVDLGELSGGLDFASATKLTGARFIVMKGQFARLHRAIAQFMLDLHTQQHGYTEMYVPYLVNADSLYGTGQLPKFGQDLFHTEPLTEKVNDEEPRKLSLIPTAEVPLTNIVRDTIVDEADLPLKMTAHTPCFRSEAGSYGRDTRGLIRMHQFDKVELVHISRPEDSMDALEALTGHAEKVLQMLELPYRKVVLCTGDMGFGSRKTYDLEVWVPAQETYREISSCSNMWDFQARRMQARFRRKGEKKPELVHTLNGSGLAVGRTMVAIMENFQQADGRIAIPYVLQKYMGGLTHIG; this is encoded by the coding sequence ATGCTGGATTCTAAATTACTTCGTGCCGAACTGGAAGAAACAGCGGCAAAACTGGCGCGTCGGGGATTTAACCTCGATGTAGATACGATTCGTCAACTTGAAGAGCAACGTAAGTCGATTCAGGTAGAAGTTGAAAATTTACAATCCACTCGCAACTCCATCTCCAAGCAAATTGGCCAGAAAATGGCGGCCGGTGACAAAGAAGGTGCAGAAGCCATTAAGCTGCAAATCGGTTCTCTTGGTAGTGATCTGGATAAGAAAAAAGTTGAACTGGCTGAAGTGCTGGAGAAACTTGAAACGATCGCTATGTCCGTACCGAATCTTCCGGATGATTCAGTGCCAGACGGCAAAGATGAAAATGATAATGTTGAAATCTCCCGTTGGGGAGAGCCTGCGACTTACGACTTTGAAATTAAAGATCATGTTGATTTAGGTGAGTTGAGTGGCGGGCTGGATTTTGCTTCTGCAACCAAGCTGACGGGCGCACGTTTTATCGTGATGAAAGGCCAGTTTGCCAGACTGCATCGTGCCATTGCACAGTTTATGCTGGACTTGCATACACAACAGCATGGTTACACGGAAATGTATGTGCCTTATCTGGTGAATGCCGATAGTTTGTATGGTACAGGGCAATTACCAAAGTTTGGTCAGGATCTGTTTCATACTGAACCGCTGACAGAGAAAGTGAACGATGAGGAACCACGTAAGTTGTCACTGATTCCGACAGCGGAAGTTCCGCTGACGAATATTGTCCGCGATACGATTGTGGATGAGGCAGATTTGCCGTTGAAAATGACGGCACATACGCCATGTTTTCGCTCAGAAGCTGGTTCCTATGGCCGGGATACCCGTGGGTTGATTCGTATGCACCAGTTTGACAAGGTGGAGCTGGTTCATATCTCCCGCCCTGAAGATTCAATGGATGCACTGGAAGCGTTAACCGGACACGCAGAAAAAGTCTTGCAGATGCTGGAATTGCCTTATCGCAAAGTCGTGTTGTGTACCGGAGATATGGGTTTTGGTTCACGCAAAACTTATGATTTGGAAGTGTGGGTACCTGCTCAGGAAACTTACCGTGAAATTTCTTCTTGTTCTAATATGTGGGACTTTCAGGCGCGCCGGATGCAAGCACGTTTCCGTCGTAAAGGGGAGAAGAAACCAGAGCTGGTCCATACACTCAATGGTTCTGGTCTTGCTGTTGGACGGACGATGGTTGCGATTATGGAAAACTTCCAGCAGGCGGATGGCCGGATTGCTATCCCTTATGTACTACAAAAATACATGGGTGGTTTGACACATATCGGTTAA
- a CDS encoding tripartite tricarboxylate transporter permease encodes MEALHLFFTSWFSPEQLALTALGTFLGIYIGAIPGLSVTMAVSILISFTFSWELDHALCLMVGVYMGGVYGGSRTAILLNIPGAPSAIATAFDGFPLAQKGEAGRAIGLSTVMSVIGGFVGIIILSFAAPFISQIAIKLQPRDYFMIGILGIMLISSMSQGQFSKGLFTGALGILLGTVGMDPMTAEERLTFGIVELWDGINPVAVMIGMFGLSEVLIQLHFMDKPAMKQILDKIIPDLSEIRKYLPLSLKSSVLGVIVGALPGTGGDIASLMAYDYAKRSTKKPDVPFGQGAKEGLIAPESANNAAVGGAYIPMLTLGIPGDAVTAVFIGALFIHGLNPGPLLLTDNPDMFWFTVGNLTLANIFVLIFGLTGIKVFSKLVTCPKGILVPLIMILSVVGAYAINNALADVWWMLGFGIVGYFMRMYQYPVAPVILGVILSDLMDQNWRRAMLIEQDSLTNLFSSIIASPVSCLLFGVIVFIFISQTPLWKKIRS; translated from the coding sequence ATGGAAGCACTACATCTGTTTTTCACCTCATGGTTCTCACCAGAACAACTTGCACTCACAGCACTGGGCACCTTTCTCGGTATTTATATCGGTGCCATTCCGGGGTTATCCGTTACGATGGCCGTCTCTATTTTGATTTCTTTCACCTTCTCCTGGGAGCTGGATCATGCGCTGTGCCTGATGGTAGGCGTTTACATGGGTGGTGTTTACGGCGGTTCAAGAACTGCAATATTACTCAATATTCCCGGCGCCCCCTCTGCGATTGCCACAGCATTTGACGGCTTTCCACTGGCACAAAAAGGCGAAGCCGGGCGGGCAATTGGCCTGTCCACTGTCATGTCAGTCATTGGCGGATTTGTCGGGATTATCATTCTCTCTTTTGCTGCACCATTCATCAGCCAAATCGCGATTAAACTCCAGCCCCGTGACTATTTTATGATTGGTATTCTCGGCATTATGCTGATTAGTTCGATGTCTCAGGGACAATTTTCAAAAGGATTATTCACCGGCGCACTGGGTATTCTGCTGGGTACAGTCGGGATGGATCCGATGACCGCAGAAGAACGTCTGACTTTTGGAATTGTTGAATTATGGGATGGCATCAATCCGGTGGCGGTCATGATCGGCATGTTTGGTTTATCTGAAGTTCTGATCCAGCTACATTTTATGGATAAACCGGCTATGAAGCAGATTCTGGACAAAATCATTCCTGATCTGAGTGAAATCAGGAAATATCTGCCACTCAGTCTCAAATCTTCCGTTTTGGGGGTGATTGTTGGCGCACTGCCCGGCACCGGTGGTGATATCGCTTCCCTGATGGCTTATGACTATGCCAAACGCAGCACCAAAAAGCCGGACGTTCCGTTTGGTCAGGGTGCCAAAGAAGGCCTGATAGCGCCGGAATCGGCAAATAATGCTGCGGTTGGCGGCGCTTATATCCCGATGTTGACACTTGGTATTCCCGGTGATGCTGTCACTGCTGTTTTTATTGGTGCGCTATTTATTCACGGATTAAATCCCGGACCATTACTGTTGACAGATAATCCGGATATGTTCTGGTTTACTGTCGGCAACCTGACGCTGGCTAATATTTTTGTACTCATTTTTGGTCTGACTGGCATTAAGGTCTTCAGTAAACTGGTCACCTGTCCCAAAGGCATTCTGGTGCCACTGATTATGATTTTATCCGTAGTCGGCGCATACGCGATAAACAATGCACTGGCGGATGTATGGTGGATGCTGGGATTCGGTATCGTGGGTTACTTCATGCGTATGTATCAGTACCCGGTCGCACCAGTCATTCTCGGTGTGATTCTCAGCGATCTGATGGACCAAAACTGGCGCCGGGCGATGCTCATCGAACAGGACAGTCTAACAAACCTGTTCAGCAGTATTATTGCCAGTCCGGTTTCCTGTCTGTTGTTTGGTGTGATTGTGTTCATTTTTATCTCACAAACACCCCTCTGGAAAAAAATCCGCTCATAA
- a CDS encoding tripartite tricarboxylate transporter TctB family protein, with protein sequence MTTRTRKPGELVFNGLTVILSFFLVVQSSQISGFTAWSAPGFFPVLASLIMLVASVFSFVRSCRISPPTLPMISFWRRVLPRQIIIMMISVIAFAFALSLVGFLPASLVFLFVTIKIFHGTNGVKTLLISVVSLAVIYLIFRGVFQVILPESEWLTQLTGFEV encoded by the coding sequence ATGACGACCAGAACCAGAAAACCGGGTGAACTGGTATTCAACGGGCTCACTGTCATTCTCAGTTTTTTTTTAGTTGTCCAGTCATCGCAAATTTCCGGCTTTACAGCATGGAGCGCTCCCGGATTTTTCCCGGTACTTGCATCATTGATCATGCTGGTTGCTTCTGTTTTTTCTTTTGTCCGGAGCTGTCGGATCAGCCCACCAACACTGCCCATGATATCTTTCTGGAGACGCGTGCTTCCCCGGCAGATCATCATCATGATGATCTCGGTGATTGCTTTTGCCTTTGCGCTTAGTCTCGTTGGTTTTTTGCCGGCAAGTTTGGTTTTTCTGTTTGTGACGATCAAAATATTTCACGGTACAAACGGGGTAAAAACACTCTTAATCAGCGTGGTGTCACTGGCTGTTATCTACCTGATTTTCAGGGGCGTCTTTCAGGTCATCCTGCCGGAGAGCGAATGGCTGACCCAACTCACCGGCTTTGAGGTATAA